A stretch of DNA from Lawsonibacter asaccharolyticus:
GCGTACTGGACCCCGCGGATCAGTTTTGAGTTCAATCCAGATGCACCTCCCGCTCCAGTGGGATGGGGACCTCGTTCCCCTGGCTGTCCGTATAGACGGCCTCCAGCCAGTCCGCCATGACGCAGTCCGCGGCGGGGATGCGGTTGGCATACCCCTTGCCGCGGCCGCCGTAATAGAGGATCTGGGTCTCACCGGGCGCCAGCTCCAGCCCCAGCTCCACTACATCATATCCGGTATAGTTGCTGTCCCTAGGCTGTCCCCAGAACATGCTGGACAAAAAGCCGGGGCTGGAGCCTTCCTGGGAAGCGGGCCCATCCAAGGCAGAGCGGCTCTCTCCCCAGTTTTGGGTCACATTCAGTGTCAGGGACTTGTGTGTTCCGGTGGTGTTGGTGAGGCAGATCCGCATGATGCCCTCCACACTGGTGAACTGGGCGTCCAGGTCTGGCGCGTCGGTGTGGATAGAGGCCCCAAATTCATTGAGATGCAGGTCCTTGACCTCATAGCCCTCTATATAGGCAGACTGAACCCGGAGCTCCGCCTCGGGCCACAGTTCCAATTTTACTCCGTCCGCCTCCCCACGCCAGGTAAAGACCGGGGGCTCCTGGGCGGGGAAGGGGATGTGGTCTGTGGGAGCAGAATAGAAGGAGTCCTCCAGCTCATCCAGCAGCCCGGATGCTGCCGACAGGGGCGAGACCGTCCAGGTGCCGTCCTCCCGGCGCTGGAGGTGGAGGGTGTGGCGGCGGTAGCCGATGGAGCGCTCAGTGCCCTCCCGCGGCCCGCCCTCGTCCCGGAAGAAGTACATCTGGGTCCAGTAACCCCCCTCCCCATCATAGGAGAGTCCCCGGAAGATGGGGCCGGTGCGGTAGGACGCCGATCGGGGATCGGTCCCCGGGAGCACGCTCCAGCTCGCCCGGTCCGTCTGCCGCCACTCCTCCACCAGGTCGGGGAGCTGCTCCTGGGGGAGGGTCATGGCCTGGTAGGCGTAACAGTCCTGAACGTCGTGATACTGGGCGTAGATGCCCTTGCTGTATGCGTCCAGGGCGCCCCCTACGGTGGCGGGCCGGTGGGACAGGGCGTAGGAGAGACTGCCCACGGGGCCCAGCAGGCGGACAGCGCCGGGGAGGGGATCGGCGGCGGAGACCGGCAGGCCCACTACCAGGGAGAGGGTCAGCGTCACCACCATGCAGACGGAGACCAGTCCCATTCCCCGGGGAAAGGCCTTGAACCGGGTGATGGCCTGGATGCGTGCCTTGATGTTCTGTCCTCCGTTGGCCATGGTGGTGGCGCCGGGGAAGCGGCGCCGGCCGTCATCCGCCATGGACAGCAGGACCCGGCCGTAGTCCCGGCGGTCCTCCCCCTCCAGCCGCTCCAGCACCAGCTGGTCACAGCGCTGCTCCCGCTGGTTGTCGATGCGGTCAAAGATGCGCCACAGGAAGGGGTTGCACCAGTGGACGCACCGGAACAGGGCGGTGACCCACCCGGCGGCCACGTCCCGCTGTTTCAAATGGATCAGCTCGTGGAGGATCACCTTGCGGTCCGGGGCCCAGCCCATGGGGAGCACCAGCACCGGACGGACCACCCCCACCAGGAAGGGGGTGGAGGCGGCGCGGCTCTCCACCACCCGCCGGGGCATGGACAGACCGAAGCGCTCCGCCAGGGCGGCGACGGCCTCCAGCCGGGCTCCGGCCACCGGCACGGCCTCCCCCAGGGAGCGGCGCAGCCGCAGCCCGCCCGCCGCCAGCCACAGGGCGGACAGGAGGACCCCCGCCAGATAGAGGAGGAACAGCCAGTCAGTGACAGAGCGGGGCAGTCCGCCCGCCGGGGGGATGGGGATGCCCGCCAGGGGCAGGGAGGGGGTCCAGGGGGAGGACCAGGCGGAGTCCAGCCCCAGCTCGACCCAAGTCCGCAGGGCCTCGCCCAGCCCCGTCAGGTCGGCTATGGCAGAGCGGCCCAGCCAGCCCACCGGCAGGATCAGCCGGAGCACCACAACCATCCAGACCGCGTACTGCCACTGGGGGGAGAGCTTGTCCCGGAAGATGTGCTGGAGCACGA
This window harbors:
- a CDS encoding peptide M56 family, which translates into the protein MFDLWSFLHQTAAASMAALFVLVLQHIFRDKLSPQWQYAVWMVVVLRLILPVGWLGRSAIADLTGLGEALRTWVELGLDSAWSSPWTPSLPLAGIPIPPAGGLPRSVTDWLFLLYLAGVLLSALWLAAGGLRLRRSLGEAVPVAGARLEAVAALAERFGLSMPRRVVESRAASTPFLVGVVRPVLVLPMGWAPDRKVILHELIHLKQRDVAAGWVTALFRCVHWCNPFLWRIFDRIDNQREQRCDQLVLERLEGEDRRDYGRVLLSMADDGRRRFPGATTMANGGQNIKARIQAITRFKAFPRGMGLVSVCMVVTLTLSLVVGLPVSAADPLPGAVRLLGPVGSLSYALSHRPATVGGALDAYSKGIYAQYHDVQDCYAYQAMTLPQEQLPDLVEEWRQTDRASWSVLPGTDPRSASYRTGPIFRGLSYDGEGGYWTQMYFFRDEGGPREGTERSIGYRRHTLHLQRREDGTWTVSPLSAASGLLDELEDSFYSAPTDHIPFPAQEPPVFTWRGEADGVKLELWPEAELRVQSAYIEGYEVKDLHLNEFGASIHTDAPDLDAQFTSVEGIMRICLTNTTGTHKSLTLNVTQNWGESRSALDGPASQEGSSPGFLSSMFWGQPRDSNYTGYDVVELGLELAPGETQILYYGGRGKGYANRIPAADCVMADWLEAVYTDSQGNEVPIPLEREVHLD